In Nicotiana tabacum cultivar K326 chromosome 17, ASM71507v2, whole genome shotgun sequence, one DNA window encodes the following:
- the LOC142171752 gene encoding secreted RxLR effector protein 161-like translates to MDEPGSPVNQTMYRWIIGSLLYLTVSKPDIMFSMGLCARFQSNPKEFHLKAAKRILRYLKGTHDLVLYYRSGDSFDLIGYADVDYAGYLVDRKNTSGMAHFLGCCLISWGTRKQNSVTLSTAEAEYVAVASCCAQSLWIKQQLEDFGVFSDCVPLLCDNTSALNMAKTPVQHKRTKHIDVRHHFLIDNVEKGLICMKFCSTEDHIANIFTKALNREHFERNPLALGLIKPN, encoded by the coding sequence atggatgaaccCGGTTCCCCTGTAAATCAGACCATGTATAGATGGATCATAGggtcactcttgtatcttactgTAAGCAAACCAGATATTATGTTCAGTATGGGTCtttgtgcaaggtttcaatccaatccaaaggAATTTCATCTGAAGGCGgccaagagaatattgagatatctcaaaggaacacaTGACCTAGTTCTCTACTATCGTTCAGGTGATAGTTTTGATcttattgggtatgctgatgTTGATTATGCAGGATATCTAGTGGACAGAAAAAACACGTCTGGAATGGCACATTTCCTGGGTTGTTGCCTAATCTCGTGgggtacaaggaagcaaaactcagtgACACTCTCAACTGCTGAAGCGGAATATGTAGCAGTtgcttcttgttgtgctcaatcgTTGTGGATCAAGCAGCAACTGGAAGACTTTGGAGTGTTCTCAGATTGTGTGCCTCTCCTATGCGACAATacaagtgcactcaacatggccaaaaCTCCAGTCCAacataagagaactaagcacattgACGTGCGTCATCACTTCCTCATagacaatgttgaaaaggggCTCATTTGCATGAAATTCTGCAGCACAGAAGATCATATTGCAAACATATTTACCAAGGCCTTGAATagagaacattttgaaagaaatcctCTGGCACTGGGATTGATAAAGCCCAACTGA